The Flavobacterium commune genome contains a region encoding:
- a CDS encoding TrmH family RNA methyltransferase: protein MIDIDYLTYLETILTDNRKERFLEVLEKRTKHFTVAVEDVYQLHNTSAVMRSCEVFGIQELNVIEERFGKRIDKQIAMGAQKWVDINRHDSVSGCIASLKEQGYQIIATTPHEQDCTLEKFDISKPSAIFFGTEKEGLSEEVMQNADGYLKIPMVGFTESLNISVSAAIIIQDLTNRLRRSDIDWKLSADEILEKRLDWTRKSIKDIKRIEARYFEENPKV, encoded by the coding sequence ATGATTGATATTGATTACCTCACTTACCTTGAAACCATATTAACGGATAATCGTAAAGAGCGTTTTTTAGAAGTATTGGAAAAACGAACCAAGCATTTTACGGTTGCTGTAGAAGACGTTTATCAGTTGCACAATACCTCTGCGGTAATGCGCAGTTGCGAGGTTTTTGGGATTCAGGAATTGAATGTTATCGAAGAACGTTTTGGAAAACGAATCGACAAACAAATTGCGATGGGAGCTCAAAAATGGGTCGATATCAACAGACATGATTCGGTTTCCGGTTGTATTGCTTCTTTGAAAGAGCAGGGCTACCAAATTATCGCCACAACTCCACACGAACAGGATTGTACACTGGAAAAGTTTGATATTTCAAAACCCAGCGCCATATTTTTTGGAACCGAAAAAGAAGGATTATCGGAAGAGGTGATGCAAAATGCCGATGGTTACCTGAAAATTCCAATGGTTGGTTTTACCGAGAGTTTGAATATTTCAGTTTCGGCTGCGATTATTATTCAGGATTTAACCAATAGACTGAGACGCTCGGACATCGACTGGAAATTATCAGCAGATGAAATTCTGGAAAAGCGTTTGGATTGGACCCGAAAATCGATAAAAGATATTAAACGAATTGAAGCGAGATATTTTGAAGAAAATCCTAAAGTTTGA
- a CDS encoding TonB-dependent receptor, with protein MKNIFLAFLIISQFVLAQNKNKIDTTKVVELDNVFVTANRTATQRKETPVAISKLTAKTINETKAVAAYELVNKTPGALMVNLGNEQHMMAIRQPMTTNAYYLYLEDGLPIRPMGIFNHNALLEINQFNLESIEVVKGPVSSLYGPEAVGGTINLISQKPSFNPEFKFGIQADQWGYKRFQAAGGATIGKIGFHIAGISSLQENGWMTFSDYNKDNLNIRIDYNINPNTRLISNTMWGKYYSDMSGGVNENDFYNRDYKSTSDFTYRKSDALRTRLTLEHDWNENASSYLTAYHRDNKLGQNPSYGIRWSADPTKKDIYYPTQNNNPELAYGEINSNNFKSYGLVGQHTQKFDFLNTKLVAGALYDFSPVSYWAYRTDLKANLNPGGLTVNNYEVIAERPDVKISDYTADIYNAAGYAQLSFNPFEKFIISLGGRYDNMKVDYTNALDQSTGDKIYDRFTFKVGANYNPFDNAGFYGNYSQGFSPPNITSIFRAKPRTGGITGIPAEFYYNLKPATFENYEIGGWISLFENKLNFDYALYYMDGKNELLNVRLENNDTDYRSAGETRHKGIEFGVSYKPSQQINFRLGGTYAQHTFIDFQVSDKSTDALQNLNGKEMPNAPRWSGNSEISYYPNWLPNFRTALEWQLVSSYYQDQVNTVKYSGYDVFNFRAGYQWKGIEIYGNIINLTDKLYAYNVSRANLSTSQPAYLAAAPRTFLLGIQYNFSLKK; from the coding sequence ATGAAAAATATATTCTTGGCTTTCCTTATCATAAGCCAATTTGTTCTTGCTCAAAACAAAAATAAAATCGATACCACTAAAGTTGTAGAATTAGACAATGTTTTTGTAACTGCCAATCGTACTGCCACACAACGTAAGGAAACCCCAGTTGCCATTAGCAAATTAACCGCTAAAACCATCAACGAAACCAAGGCTGTAGCTGCTTATGAACTGGTAAATAAAACTCCCGGAGCGTTAATGGTAAATCTGGGAAACGAACAACACATGATGGCTATTCGCCAACCTATGACTACTAATGCTTATTATTTATACCTTGAAGACGGTTTGCCTATTCGTCCCATGGGAATTTTTAATCACAACGCTTTATTAGAAATCAATCAGTTCAATCTGGAAAGTATCGAAGTGGTTAAAGGCCCTGTTTCATCACTTTATGGTCCTGAAGCTGTAGGCGGAACGATTAATTTGATTTCACAAAAACCTTCTTTTAATCCCGAATTCAAATTTGGTATTCAGGCTGATCAATGGGGATACAAAAGATTTCAGGCTGCCGGTGGAGCTACCATTGGAAAAATTGGTTTTCATATTGCAGGAATTTCCAGCTTACAGGAAAACGGCTGGATGACTTTTTCAGATTACAACAAAGACAATTTGAACATCCGAATTGATTACAATATCAATCCAAATACCCGATTAATCAGCAATACGATGTGGGGAAAATACTATTCGGATATGAGTGGTGGTGTTAATGAAAATGATTTTTACAATCGGGATTACAAAAGTACTTCTGATTTCACCTATAGAAAATCGGATGCTTTGCGCACCAGATTGACACTGGAACACGACTGGAATGAAAACGCAAGTAGCTATTTGACGGCTTATCACAGAGACAATAAACTAGGACAAAATCCTTCTTATGGAATTCGCTGGAGTGCCGATCCAACTAAAAAAGATATTTATTATCCAACGCAAAATAACAATCCTGAATTAGCCTATGGAGAAATCAATTCGAATAATTTTAAAAGTTACGGACTTGTTGGACAACACACTCAAAAATTTGACTTCCTAAACACAAAATTGGTTGCGGGAGCACTTTATGATTTTTCGCCGGTAAGCTATTGGGCATACCGAACGGATTTAAAAGCCAACTTAAATCCGGGTGGATTGACCGTAAACAATTATGAAGTGATAGCCGAACGTCCTGATGTAAAAATATCCGATTATACTGCTGATATTTATAATGCTGCCGGATATGCACAATTGAGTTTTAATCCTTTCGAAAAATTTATTATATCATTAGGTGGTCGTTACGACAATATGAAAGTGGATTATACCAACGCTTTAGACCAATCTACAGGTGATAAAATATATGATCGATTTACGTTTAAAGTTGGAGCTAATTACAATCCGTTTGACAATGCCGGATTTTATGGCAATTATTCACAGGGATTTTCACCGCCCAACATCACTTCGATTTTTAGAGCCAAACCCCGAACTGGTGGAATCACAGGAATTCCGGCTGAGTTTTATTACAATTTAAAACCGGCTACTTTTGAAAATTATGAAATTGGAGGCTGGATTTCTTTGTTTGAAAACAAATTAAATTTTGACTATGCCCTGTATTACATGGATGGTAAAAACGAATTATTAAATGTCAGACTGGAAAACAATGATACCGACTATCGTTCGGCCGGAGAAACACGCCATAAGGGAATTGAATTTGGAGTAAGCTACAAACCCTCACAACAAATAAATTTCAGATTAGGAGGAACTTACGCACAACATACCTTTATTGATTTTCAAGTTTCGGACAAATCTACTGATGCTTTACAAAATCTAAACGGAAAAGAAATGCCTAATGCACCCAGATGGTCCGGTAATTCAGAAATCAGTTATTACCCAAATTGGTTACCCAATTTCAGAACTGCCCTCGAATGGCAACTTGTAAGCAGTTATTACCAAGACCAGGTTAACACTGTAAAATATTCGGGTTACGATGTCTTTAATTTTAGAGCCGGCTACCAATGGAAAGGCATTGAAATTTACGGAAACATCATCAACTTAACCGATAAATTATATGCTTACAACGTATCCAGGGCTAACCTTAGCACATCACAACCTGCTTATTTGGCAGCTGCTCCCAGAACTTTTTTATTGGGAATACAATATAATTTTTCATTAAAAAAATAA
- a CDS encoding SIR2 family NAD-dependent protein deacylase, with protein sequence MKKKLVVLTGAGISAESGLKTFRDSNGLWEGHDIMDVASPEGWRKNPELVLDFYNQRRRQLKEVKPNLGHKELSQLQIHFDVHIITQNVDDLHERAGSKKVLHLHGELLKVRSTKNSKFILEWEGDLKLGDVDSQKYQLRPHIVWFGEAVPAFDEAIAITETADYFAVIGTSLQVYPAAGLIDFVPANIPVFYIDPKPAYIPNLKNPLETIPLQATEGIPFLKNRLLAEFQ encoded by the coding sequence ATGAAAAAAAAATTAGTTGTTTTAACCGGAGCGGGCATCAGTGCCGAAAGTGGCTTAAAAACTTTTAGAGACAGCAATGGTCTTTGGGAAGGACATGACATCATGGATGTAGCTTCGCCGGAGGGATGGCGAAAAAATCCCGAATTGGTCTTGGATTTTTATAACCAGAGAAGACGCCAACTCAAGGAAGTAAAACCTAATTTAGGTCATAAAGAATTATCCCAGCTTCAAATTCATTTTGACGTTCATATTATTACTCAAAATGTAGACGATTTACACGAACGCGCCGGAAGCAAAAAAGTGTTGCATTTGCATGGCGAACTTTTAAAAGTAAGAAGTACCAAAAATTCCAAATTCATTTTAGAGTGGGAAGGTGATTTAAAACTAGGCGACGTAGACAGTCAAAAATACCAATTACGCCCGCATATTGTGTGGTTTGGTGAGGCGGTTCCTGCTTTTGATGAAGCCATTGCCATAACTGAAACCGCCGATTATTTTGCCGTTATCGGGACTTCGTTACAGGTGTATCCTGCGGCAGGATTAATTGATTTTGTACCTGCAAATATCCCTGTTTTTTATATTGATCCTAAACCAGCCTATATTCCTAATCTTAAAAACCCGTTGGAGACAATTCCCTTGCAGGCCACAGAGGGAATCCCGTTCTTAAAAAATAGATTACTAGCCGAATTTCAATAA
- a CDS encoding PepSY-associated TM helix domain-containing protein, with the protein MSKKNNKKKDSKIVKKIKQNMYQWHRTIGIITIIPVIFWTLSGLMHPFMAHFFKPEIANDKLAFETIAQEKLPLSIQEVLEKNKIQQFVNFRIVSFNNTTFYQVKNLIGDLLYFDTSNGKELKNGDEIYAEWLSRYFLDDQKSTVKKSEIITEFDNQYKYVNRYLPVYKVTLDRADTMEVYVETSSSKLATYNPTSRQFFIWFFDVFHNWSFIDAISNNSIRIITMIFLLSIIGFSAISGIVIYGFFWKQFKKTDSLESKKGIRKYHRQIGIWVSLFTLTFAFSGAYHATTKWDPYTLDQMVYEPTFKTKEIGLANNKLDLDWNRFQNASLISFNDSIYYRCQLEEKETGKFKKPKPDSNSKWNKKEGPKTEVVYINATTNKIVPNLDLQYAEFLAFYFTDGAPKAACCEMMSPEIPDESEVSLENVKLLESKVITNFENREYGFVNKRLPVIKLAYDTPGKTTYFIETATSRLAAIVKNSDMVEGYSFAILHKFLFMDWAGKNIRDLTMVLAALCILIVSVLGLIMFIKK; encoded by the coding sequence ATGAGCAAGAAAAACAACAAGAAGAAAGACTCTAAAATAGTCAAAAAAATCAAACAGAATATGTACCAATGGCATCGTACCATTGGGATTATCACCATCATTCCTGTTATTTTCTGGACTTTATCAGGACTGATGCACCCGTTTATGGCGCATTTTTTCAAACCTGAAATTGCTAATGATAAATTAGCTTTTGAAACTATTGCACAAGAAAAATTACCGCTTTCTATTCAGGAAGTTTTAGAAAAAAACAAAATTCAGCAGTTTGTCAATTTCCGAATTGTTTCTTTTAACAATACTACTTTTTATCAGGTAAAAAACCTGATTGGCGATTTATTGTATTTTGACACTTCAAACGGAAAAGAACTCAAAAACGGAGACGAAATCTATGCCGAATGGTTGTCACGTTATTTCTTAGACGATCAAAAAAGCACTGTAAAAAAGAGCGAAATCATCACCGAATTTGACAATCAGTACAAATATGTCAATCGTTATTTGCCAGTTTACAAAGTAACTCTGGATCGTGCTGATACTATGGAAGTGTATGTAGAAACTTCATCCAGTAAATTAGCCACTTACAATCCTACATCGAGACAATTTTTCATTTGGTTTTTTGATGTTTTTCACAACTGGTCGTTTATCGATGCTATCAGTAACAATAGTATCCGTATTATCACGATGATTTTCTTGTTGTCTATCATTGGATTTTCGGCCATTAGCGGTATTGTGATTTATGGATTTTTCTGGAAACAGTTCAAAAAAACAGACAGCTTAGAGTCTAAAAAAGGCATCCGAAAATACCATCGCCAAATTGGGATTTGGGTTTCGCTTTTCACGCTAACCTTTGCTTTTAGCGGTGCTTATCACGCTACAACCAAATGGGACCCTTACACGCTGGATCAAATGGTTTACGAGCCAACTTTTAAAACCAAGGAAATTGGATTAGCGAATAACAAACTCGATTTAGACTGGAATCGTTTTCAAAATGCGAGTCTTATAAGCTTTAATGACAGCATTTATTACCGTTGTCAACTGGAAGAAAAAGAAACCGGGAAATTCAAAAAACCAAAACCGGATTCGAATTCGAAATGGAATAAAAAAGAAGGTCCAAAAACTGAAGTAGTCTATATCAATGCTACAACAAACAAAATTGTTCCAAATCTGGACTTACAATACGCTGAATTTCTGGCCTTTTATTTTACCGATGGTGCTCCAAAAGCTGCTTGTTGCGAAATGATGTCTCCGGAAATCCCCGATGAATCTGAAGTTTCATTAGAAAACGTAAAATTATTAGAATCGAAGGTGATTACTAATTTTGAAAACCGGGAATACGGTTTTGTCAACAAACGCCTGCCTGTAATAAAACTGGCTTATGACACTCCCGGGAAAACAACTTATTTTATAGAAACCGCAACATCAAGATTAGCCGCCATCGTAAAAAACTCAGATATGGTTGAAGGTTATTCCTTTGCCATTTTACACAAATTTTTGTTTATGGACTGGGCCGGGAAAAACATCCGCGACCTGACAATGGTTTTGGCTGCACTTTGTATTTTAATTGTAAGCGTGTTGGGATTAATTATGTTTATAAAGAAATAG
- the purB gene encoding adenylosuccinate lyase, which yields MTTLNELNAISPIDGRYRNKTLSLAPFFSEEALIKYRVLVEIEYFITLCEVPLPQLKNVNPAIFDSLRAIYKNFSTADALWIKETEKVTNHDVKAVEYFIKDAFEKLGLSEHKEFIHFGLTSQDINNTAIPLSTKDAFEKVYMPSLITLISKLKELSTEWADVPMLARTHGQPASPTRLGKEIAVFVERIEEQMRLLFNIPFAAKFGGATGNYNAHHVAYPQIDWKQFGTKFVEENLGLHHSFPTTQIEHYDHFAAFFDALKRINTIIIDLDRDIWTYVSMEYFKQKIKAGEIGSSAMPHKVNPIDFENSEGNLGIANAIFEHLSAKLPISRLQRDLTDSTVLRNIGVPMGHTIIAFEATLKGLNKLLLNEAKFHEDLENNWAVVAEAIQTILRREGYPNPYEALKGLTRTNEAITKKSIHEFIGTLEVSDAIKAELLQITPSNFLGI from the coding sequence ATGACGACTTTAAACGAATTGAATGCTATTTCTCCAATTGATGGAAGATATAGAAATAAGACCCTTTCATTAGCCCCTTTTTTCTCTGAAGAAGCCTTAATCAAGTACCGTGTACTGGTAGAAATTGAATATTTTATTACTTTGTGCGAAGTTCCTTTGCCACAATTAAAAAACGTAAATCCTGCTATTTTCGACAGTTTACGTGCCATTTATAAAAATTTCTCTACTGCAGATGCGCTTTGGATAAAAGAAACTGAAAAAGTAACCAATCACGATGTTAAAGCCGTTGAATATTTTATCAAAGATGCCTTTGAGAAATTAGGTTTATCAGAACACAAAGAATTCATCCACTTTGGATTGACTTCTCAGGATATAAACAATACAGCTATTCCACTTTCTACAAAAGATGCTTTTGAGAAAGTATATATGCCATCATTAATTACTTTAATTTCAAAATTAAAAGAATTAAGTACAGAATGGGCAGACGTTCCAATGCTGGCACGTACTCACGGACAACCGGCTTCTCCTACCCGTTTAGGAAAAGAAATTGCGGTTTTTGTTGAGCGTATTGAAGAGCAAATGCGTTTGTTATTCAACATTCCGTTTGCGGCTAAATTTGGTGGAGCAACCGGAAACTACAATGCGCACCACGTAGCTTATCCACAAATTGACTGGAAACAATTTGGAACTAAATTCGTAGAAGAAAATCTTGGATTACACCATTCTTTCCCAACAACGCAAATTGAGCATTACGACCATTTTGCAGCATTTTTTGATGCGTTAAAAAGAATCAACACCATCATCATCGATTTAGACCGCGATATCTGGACTTATGTTTCGATGGAATATTTCAAACAAAAAATCAAAGCAGGAGAAATTGGTTCATCGGCTATGCCACATAAAGTAAACCCTATTGATTTTGAAAACTCAGAAGGAAACTTAGGAATTGCCAACGCTATTTTCGAACATTTATCAGCTAAATTGCCTATTTCAAGATTGCAACGTGATTTAACGGATAGTACCGTTTTAAGAAATATTGGTGTTCCAATGGGACACACTATCATTGCTTTTGAAGCTACTTTAAAAGGATTGAACAAATTGTTATTGAACGAAGCTAAATTCCACGAAGATTTAGAAAACAACTGGGCTGTAGTGGCTGAGGCTATCCAAACGATTTTACGTCGTGAGGGGTATCCAAATCCTTATGAAGCTTTGAAAGGTTTAACCAGAACCAACGAAGCGATTACTAAAAAATCAATTCATGAATTCATTGGCACATTAGAAGTTTCGGATGCTATTAAAGCCGAATTACTTCAAATTACGCCAAGCAACTTTTTAGGAATCTAA